DNA sequence from the Tissierella sp. MB52-C2 genome:
ATAAAACAACCCCTTATGATTTAGCCATGATGGCTAGATATGCTATGAAAAATGAAAAGTTTAGATCTATTGTAGGAAACTATACCTATACAATTCCTGTAACAAATAAAAAATCTGAAACTAGATATTTAAAATCATCCAATAGACTTCTTTATAGTAATGAAAAAATTGATGTAGATGGAAAAACTACTCCTATTAAGTATGATGGAGTTAATGGAGTAAAAACTGGATATACTGTAGCAGCTCAGCAATGTCTAGTTACATCTTTTGAAAAAGACGGCCATAAACTCATAGCTGTAGTATTGAAATCTACTGGTAAAAATGTTTATTCAGATACTCATAAATTATTGAATTATGGAATTGAAAACTTTGAAAAAGTAAAAATAAGTTTTGCAAATAGATTTGTTGATAATTTCAATGTAAACAAAGGTGTTATTCCTTTTGTGGCAGGAGTTACTAAAACTGATTCTTATTTCATAGTGAGAAAAGACCAAAAATCTAAAGTGGAAGAAAAGTTTACAGCAAATAAAACTATAGACGCTCCTATATCTAAGGGGCAAGTATTAGGTAAGGTGGAATATCTTTTAGATGGAAAAGTCATAGCCGAGACAGATATTGTTTCTACTATGGATATAGAAATGATACCTTCTCCTAATATATTTAAGAGTATTTTAAGTAAGTGGTATATATTAATTTTAATAGCCTTAGTATTTGGAAGAATAGTAGCTTTAAACAAGAGAAAAAGAAGACAGAGAAGAAGGACAAGCTTATATAGAATATAAATAAAAAAAGGGGTTTTATAACTGATTTATCAGTTATAAAACCCCTTTTTGCATTTTAATTGTTCCAATTACTATATTTTTATCCTTCTGCATTTACTTCACTATTATACACTTCAACATTTAATTCTCCCATTAGCTTACTTGAAATAAGTCCTGCTACAATTGAGTCACTTACATTAACCATGGTTCTCGCCATATCTATTAATGGCTCTATTGCTATTAATAGTCCTACTAATCCAACTGGTAAACCCATAGTCGATAAAACTGTCAAAGCTGCAAATGTTGCTCCCCCTCCTACTCCAGCTATACCGAAGGAAGATAATGACGTAACTATGACTAATTTGATTAAGAAAGCCGGAGCCAATGGGTTAATGCCAACTGTAGGTGCTATCATTACTGCAAGCATTGCAGGATAAACTCCTGCACATCCATTTTGCCCGATACTAGTACCTAATGAGGCAGATAGATTGGCGTGCCCTTGAGATACCCCTAGTTTCTCTACTTGAGTCTCTATATTTATTGGTAAAGTACCAGCAGATGATCTAGACGTAAATGCAAACATCAAAGGAGTTGCAGCTTTCTTTAAATAAATGATTGGATTTATTCCAAATATTGCTAAAATCACTAGATGAATAATAAAAACTATCAATAAAGCTACATATGAAGCAATTACGAAGTTAATAAGTCTTAATATCTCAGTAAAATTACTTGTGGAGACTATTTTTGTCATAAGTCCCAATACTCCATAGGGTGTTAATTTAAGAATCATAGTAACCATACGCATTACTACATCATGGAGAGATATTATAAGTTTAGTAAAATTTTCAGCTGAATCTGGTTGTTTTTTTCTTATACCTATAGTCGCCAGGCCTATGAATGCCGCGAAGACTACAACAGATAAAGTTGCAGAACTACCTTGACCTGTCATTGAATAAAATGGATTAGTTGGTATTATTTCAACTATTTGCTCCTGAATTGGCTTTGACTTAAAATCTTCTAAACGAGTCTCTAAATTTGCAACTGCCTTTTGCTCATTCTCACCAGACTGAAGACCTTCGGCAGAAAGCTTAAATATATTAGCTGTACCTGCACCAACAAAGGCTGATATAGCTGTAGTTATTAGAAGTACAGCAATTATTTGAGTTGCCATCTTTCCTAAGTTTTTAGAATCTTGATTTATTATGGCAGATGTTATTGAAACAAAAATTAGTGGAATAACTATCATTCTAAGAAGTCTCACATAACCTGTTCCTATAATAGAAAACCAAGTATTAGATTGATTTACTATATCAGATGATGATCCAAAAATTAGCTGAAGCACTATGCCATAGATAATTCCCAATCCCATTGCTAAAAGAACTCTAACTGTAAAAGAAAATCTTTTTTTCTTCATAACGACTAAACCATAAATAATAGCCAGCATAACTATAATATTTATTATTACTGCAAAATTTGTATTCATATCTACACTCCTTTAATCTATTAATATTTATAAACTTAAATTGATTAACCCATCTCCAGGCTTTTAATTATATATTCCTATCACCTCCTTTAAATTCCTATTTTTAGAAAATAAAAAAACTTCTGCCTCTAATAATTCAGAGGCAGAAGTTTAACTCCGCGATCCCACTCCGTTTAGACAAAATAATAGTAATAATGTCTATCTCATTTCCAACACTACCATGCTGTATCTCGATAACGGGAGATTCCGTAACAGTCTACTATTATTCGACTTAACATTCATAGGGGCACTTCAATTAAGCTTATACATAGAGCTTTCTCAGCCTAGAAGCTCCTCTCTGTCTGGTCCACATAATTTACTTTCCCTAATCGCTATGTTTAATTCCTATTAATTTACTATGTTTTATATCGTAATACTTTATATAAAAAAAATCAAGTTATTTTTTATATATTTATATATTATTTCATATATCCCAACAATGTTCCTTTAAAACATTATAAATTTACTTTATATCTATATTATCTTTTTCTAATCTATATATTAAAAAACTCCCACTTCATAAGCAAGTTTTTATTCCTTATCTGCCTATTTTAATGGGAGTATATAAATTCAATTGAACTAGATTATTATATTATTGCTATTCCTTCAATTTCAATGTCTGCACCTTTAGGTAATGCAGCTACCTGTACTAAGGATCTGGCTGGCTTATGTTCTCCAAAGAATTCTTGATAAACTTCATTGATCTTAGGAAAATCATTCATATCTGTTACAAAAACTGTTACTTTAACTAAATGCTCAATACTTGCATGACCTGATTCTAAAACAGCTTTTACATTTTCCAAACATAGTCTAGTTTCTTTTTGAATATCACCTTTGGATAATTCTCCTGTTTTTGGATCAATAGGTAGTTGTCCTGATGTGTAAATTATATTTTCCACTTTCACTCCTTGTGAATATGGACCTACTGCACCTGGTGCCTTATCTGTTGACAAAAATCTTAATGACATAGATAAATCCCTCCTAGTTTTGATTATTTATTTCTTCTTCTTTAGACCATAATCTTTCAAGGTCATAGAATTCCCTTTCCTCTTTATGGAATACATGGACAATTATATCATTAAAATCTAAAAGTATCCATCTTCCACTTTGATAACCTTCCTTAATTATTTCTTCAGATCCTGCCTGAAGCATTTTGTCCTCTACTTCATCAGCTATGGACATTACTTGAGTAGAAGAATTACCACTTACTATAACAAAATAATCTGCAATAGGTGTTAATTTTGTTATATTTAATACTTTTAAATCTATTCCTTTTTTATCTTCACAGGCCTTAGTGATAATATCCAACTTTTTTTGTAAATCTATCATAATCTACCCCCTAAAATATTTGTTATTATATATATAATACAGATCATTTTAACATCTTATTCATTTAACTTTGTAACTAAAAAATTCCTCGCCCTTATGGTATCAGGATGGATAATTTTATTTTCTCCAATTAGAAAAATTATAGTCTTTTCCATAGCTAACAAAACAGATCTATCTAAGTCTTCAAAAGCTAACTCTCTTACTTCTTCAACTCCAGGAAAACTTCTATAGGGTTCTATATAATCTGCTATATAAATTATTTTATCTAACATAGTCATGTTTTCTCTACCAGTAGTATGGTAATAAATAGCATCTAAAATTTCTTTATCATTTATTTTATATTTTTCTTCTGCAAGTTTTGAACCAAGAGGTCCATGTATTAACTCAAGGTTATGTTCCATACAAGTATCTAAGATTATACCAAAGTCATATGCCATTTTCAATAGAATTTGTCTTTCCATTAACTTTCCACAATCATGTAGAATAGCAGCAGTTTTTATTTTTTCAACATCTACATCATATTTACGCCCTAATTCTATGGCCATTTCCATAACCCTTAAAGAATGATTATACCTTTTCTCTCCTATATTTTTAATTAGGCTTTCCTTTAAATTTTTATCCATTTACAATCTCCCCACTATATAACTTATGTTTATAAATATAATCTTCTACTATTTCTGGCACGAGATATTTAATACTTAAATCCTCTTTAACTCTTTCCCTAATTTCAGTAGAAGATATTTCAATAAGTGGTGCCTCTACCCTTGTAAATTCTAATCCATAAAGTTTTTTTAGCTCTTCAATTCTATTTTCTATTTTATCTTCATTTTTTCCTGGCCTATATAGTAATATAAATTTACATAACCCTACAAGTTCCTCAAAACCTTTCCACTTTTCTATTTCAAATATAATGTCTGAACCTATGATAAAATAGACTTCATCTTCTTTATAAATCTTTTTTAATTCTTTTATGGTATCGATAGTATAAGTAATACCTTCCCTATTAATCTCCATAGCAGATATATCAAAATACTCATTTGATTTAATAGCCAAAGAAAGAATATCTAGCCTTTTCTTTCCTTCAGTAATATTTTTATTATTTTTAAATGGATGGACTCCTGACGGAATAAAAACTACCTTATCTAGTTTCAATGAAGTTCTAACATATTCTGCTACTATTAAATGTCCATTGTGAATGGGGTCAAAGGTTCCTCCCATTACTGCAATTTTCATAAAACTCTCCTCCAATTAATAATTAAACTTCAGAAAAATTTTCTGAAGTTTAAACTTTTATCTCGGCAATTCAATAGTCTTATTTTCTTCTGATTCCTTATATATTACAAATTTATTTCCAATACTTTGTACAAATTCTGCACTTGTAGCTTCCGCCACTTCATTAGCAACTTCAGTTGCATCTAATAAACTATTATTTAATACTTTTATTTTTAATAGTTCTCTTGCTTCTAGGGCATCTTCAACTTGTTTAATGAAGTTTTCAGTTATTCCATTTTTTCCTACTTGAAATATAGGATCCATGTTATGTGCAATACTTTTCAAATATGATCTTTGTTTTCCTGTTAACAAATATTTCACTCCTCTAGTTTAGACTTCCACTTCTTTCTTATTCCTTCTATGCTTTTCGTAGTCTGTACTCCCTTTCTTCCAACCTGTTCTACATTTTTCTTCTCTCTGATAGTTATCATTAATCAATACTTCATTTTTCATTAAACAATAATATGTTGGTTGATTTTCTTTACAGTTTCCACAGTTTAAGCAATCCATTTCAATACTTTAACCTCCATTAATTAAAAAATTCAAATTCATATCCACATATAAATACAGATTCTCCCTCTTTTATGCCTAGGTCACTTAATTCATCTATAACACCTTTTTTTCTAAGCATATCTTGGAAATATCTCAGGGAATCCACATCATCAAAATACGTTGCACTTAGAAGTCTATCTATAAATTCTCCTTCTACAATATACTTTCCATCTTCTTTTTTCACAATTATTGAATCATTCATATCTTCCTCTTCATGCATGAATTCTTCATCAAATGTTTCATAAACAATCTCAGTATTCATTAATAAATCCCATATCTCATATTTAAGCTCATCTATACCCTCTAGAGTTGCAGCAGAAAGTGAAATCACTTTATAGCCCTTAGGTTCAAATTCATTTTTAATCTTTTCAAGGCCTTCTTCCGCTCCAGGTATATCCATTTTATTTGCCACTATTATCTGTGGCCTATCCTTTAATTTTTCATTATATTTACTTAATTCTTCATTTATCTTATAAAAATCATCTACAGGATCTCTACCTTCACTGCCTGATATATCTAGTACATGAACAAGAATTCTCGTTCTTTCGATATGTCTTAAAAAATCATGCCCTAATCCCGCTCCCTCATGGGCACCCTCAATTAATCCTGGAATATCTGCTATAACAAAAGATTTCTCCTCTCCGATTCTAACTACTCCAAGGTTTGGTTTAAGAGTTGTAAAGTGATAGTTTGCTATTTTAGGCTTAGCTGCAGAAATAATTGATAGAATAGTAGACTTACCTACATTAGGAAATCCTATAAGCCCAACATCTGCTAGAAGTTTTAATTCAAGTACTATATTTCTTTCCTCGCCTTTTTTCCCTGGCTCAGCAAATCCAGGTGCTTGACGAGTTGCAGTTGCAAATCTTGCATTACCTCTACCACCTCTACCACCTTTGGCTATAACAAATGTTTGATCCTTTTCTTTAAGGTCTGCAATTACTCCACCAGTGGTTTGGTCTTTAACTAAGGTTCCAACAGGTAGTTTTAGTATAATATCTTCTCCACCTTTACCAAATTGTTTCTTAGACCTTCCATCTTCACCATTCTGTCCTATATAAGAACGTTTATACCTAAAGTCCATTAGAGTCCTAATACCTTCATCAGCCTTTAGGATTATACTTCCCCCGTTCCCTCCATCTCCACCATAGGGTCCTCCTGCTGGTTCGAATTTTTCTCTTCTCCAAGCTACTACTCCATCTCCACCTTTACCTGCCTTAACACGTATATTGGCTACATCTATAAACATAGTCTCATCATCCTCATTTATTACTTCTTCATTTTATTTTCAAATCTTTTAAATTTATTATACCAATTTTGCCCCTTCTGTCAATCTAATTGTCCTATCTGAAATAGTTTTTCCAAAAAAATAAAA
Encoded proteins:
- a CDS encoding D-alanyl-D-alanine carboxypeptidase family protein, which encodes MKKVLILFIVGVLLSTYSFSYADGDLDLVGEGVILMDMDTGEVLYEKNSNSQFYPASTTKIMTAILALEKGNMDDIVTIDQEVVNLTSGSHIALEPGEQMSLEHLMQALLVESANDAALAIAKYVSGSIEEFSKLMNQKAKEVGALNTNFVNPNGLPNEDHKTTPYDLAMMARYAMKNEKFRSIVGNYTYTIPVTNKKSETRYLKSSNRLLYSNEKIDVDGKTTPIKYDGVNGVKTGYTVAAQQCLVTSFEKDGHKLIAVVLKSTGKNVYSDTHKLLNYGIENFEKVKISFANRFVDNFNVNKGVIPFVAGVTKTDSYFIVRKDQKSKVEEKFTANKTIDAPISKGQVLGKVEYLLDGKVIAETDIVSTMDIEMIPSPNIFKSILSKWYILILIALVFGRIVALNKRKRRQRRRTSLYRI
- a CDS encoding cation:dicarboxylate symporter family transporter, producing the protein MNTNFAVIINIIVMLAIIYGLVVMKKKRFSFTVRVLLAMGLGIIYGIVLQLIFGSSSDIVNQSNTWFSIIGTGYVRLLRMIVIPLIFVSITSAIINQDSKNLGKMATQIIAVLLITTAISAFVGAGTANIFKLSAEGLQSGENEQKAVANLETRLEDFKSKPIQEQIVEIIPTNPFYSMTGQGSSATLSVVVFAAFIGLATIGIRKKQPDSAENFTKLIISLHDVVMRMVTMILKLTPYGVLGLMTKIVSTSNFTEILRLINFVIASYVALLIVFIIHLVILAIFGINPIIYLKKAATPLMFAFTSRSSAGTLPINIETQVEKLGVSQGHANLSASLGTSIGQNGCAGVYPAMLAVMIAPTVGINPLAPAFLIKLVIVTSLSSFGIAGVGGGATFAALTVLSTMGLPVGLVGLLIAIEPLIDMARTMVNVSDSIVAGLISSKLMGELNVEVYNSEVNAEG
- a CDS encoding RidA family protein encodes the protein MSLRFLSTDKAPGAVGPYSQGVKVENIIYTSGQLPIDPKTGELSKGDIQKETRLCLENVKAVLESGHASIEHLVKVTVFVTDMNDFPKINEVYQEFFGEHKPARSLVQVAALPKGADIEIEGIAII
- the rsfS gene encoding ribosome silencing factor, producing MDLQKKLDIITKACEDKKGIDLKVLNITKLTPIADYFVIVSGNSSTQVMSIADEVEDKMLQAGSEEIIKEGYQSGRWILLDFNDIIVHVFHKEEREFYDLERLWSKEEEINNQN
- the yqeK gene encoding bis(5'-nucleosyl)-tetraphosphatase (symmetrical) YqeK, whose translation is MDKNLKESLIKNIGEKRYNHSLRVMEMAIELGRKYDVDVEKIKTAAILHDCGKLMERQILLKMAYDFGIILDTCMEHNLELIHGPLGSKLAEEKYKINDKEILDAIYYHTTGRENMTMLDKIIYIADYIEPYRSFPGVEEVRELAFEDLDRSVLLAMEKTIIFLIGENKIIHPDTIRARNFLVTKLNE
- the nadD gene encoding nicotinate-nucleotide adenylyltransferase yields the protein MKIAVMGGTFDPIHNGHLIVAEYVRTSLKLDKVVFIPSGVHPFKNNKNITEGKKRLDILSLAIKSNEYFDISAMEINREGITYTIDTIKELKKIYKEDEVYFIIGSDIIFEIEKWKGFEELVGLCKFILLYRPGKNEDKIENRIEELKKLYGLEFTRVEAPLIEISSTEIRERVKEDLSIKYLVPEIVEDYIYKHKLYSGEIVNG
- the yhbY gene encoding ribosome assembly RNA-binding protein YhbY, which codes for MLTGKQRSYLKSIAHNMDPIFQVGKNGITENFIKQVEDALEARELLKIKVLNNSLLDATEVANEVAEATSAEFVQSIGNKFVIYKESEENKTIELPR
- the obgE gene encoding GTPase ObgE, whose translation is MFIDVANIRVKAGKGGDGVVAWRREKFEPAGGPYGGDGGNGGSIILKADEGIRTLMDFRYKRSYIGQNGEDGRSKKQFGKGGEDIILKLPVGTLVKDQTTGGVIADLKEKDQTFVIAKGGRGGRGNARFATATRQAPGFAEPGKKGEERNIVLELKLLADVGLIGFPNVGKSTILSIISAAKPKIANYHFTTLKPNLGVVRIGEEKSFVIADIPGLIEGAHEGAGLGHDFLRHIERTRILVHVLDISGSEGRDPVDDFYKINEELSKYNEKLKDRPQIIVANKMDIPGAEEGLEKIKNEFEPKGYKVISLSAATLEGIDELKYEIWDLLMNTEIVYETFDEEFMHEEEDMNDSIIVKKEDGKYIVEGEFIDRLLSATYFDDVDSLRYFQDMLRKKGVIDELSDLGIKEGESVFICGYEFEFFN